A single region of the Thermococcus paralvinellae genome encodes:
- a CDS encoding diacylglycerol/polyprenol kinase family protein, whose protein sequence is MSMKSELKRKALHLTGLTVPLVYILLGKKVALIFVGLSFAVFVALEPLRIVEHLRDKLKKKLGLYVDRQLIEIVEREIDTIAREHEKRSIGAHIYFTLAAFIIVYFFPKDIAIGSIAVATLGDAIAAIIGKPFGKHRFKNGKSIEGSLAYFLTALLILIPLIDVPHAVIGALAGTLAEFYELPPDDNFSNQLAIAVTLYLFRKIAF, encoded by the coding sequence GTGAGCATGAAAAGCGAGCTTAAGAGAAAAGCTCTTCATCTCACAGGCTTAACAGTTCCACTCGTTTACATTCTTCTTGGAAAGAAAGTTGCGTTGATATTTGTTGGCCTATCTTTTGCGGTCTTCGTAGCCCTTGAGCCTCTTAGGATAGTAGAACATTTGAGGGATAAATTAAAGAAAAAGCTTGGCCTTTATGTTGATAGGCAGTTAATTGAGATTGTAGAAAGGGAAATAGACACAATAGCGAGAGAACATGAAAAGAGAAGTATTGGTGCCCACATATACTTTACCTTGGCAGCATTTATAATTGTCTACTTCTTTCCGAAGGACATTGCCATCGGTTCAATTGCTGTTGCGACTTTAGGAGATGCTATCGCAGCTATAATTGGAAAGCCTTTTGGAAAGCACCGCTTTAAGAACGGTAAAAGCATTGAAGGAAGCTTAGCTTATTTCTTAACTGCTCTGCTGATTTTAATTCCTTTAATAGACGTTCCCCATGCAGTAATTGGGGCATTAGCTGGAACTTTGGCGGAATTTTATGAACTGCCGCCAGATGATAATTTTTCAAACCAACTAGCCATTGCTGTCACGCTATATCTCTTCAGAAAAATTGCATTTTGA
- a CDS encoding TIGR00304 family membrane protein, protein MRGELLIIAGIAMIFIGFLLVFIGTLMAATGGEAEVEGGGVIMIGPIPIVFGTQRGATLAMILAIILMLLWIFMALLSRRV, encoded by the coding sequence ATGAGAGGAGAGCTTCTAATAATAGCTGGAATAGCAATGATTTTCATAGGCTTTCTCCTAGTGTTCATAGGGACATTAATGGCAGCAACAGGCGGAGAGGCTGAAGTTGAAGGTGGAGGAGTCATAATGATAGGACCAATCCCAATAGTCTTTGGAACTCAGAGAGGTGCAACTTTAGCCATGATCCTTGCAATAATTCTAATGCTCCTCTGGATTTTCATGGCTCTGCTGAGTAGGAGGGTCTAA
- a CDS encoding DUF7557 family protein, whose product MKNEDRTTIQVSVRLRDKLKELGKKGETYEEIIWRLVEHYEKSKE is encoded by the coding sequence ATGAAAAATGAAGACAGGACGACTATTCAAGTCTCGGTGAGGTTGAGGGATAAACTCAAAGAACTTGGCAAGAAGGGGGAAACGTATGAGGAAATCATCTGGAGACTCGTCGAGCACTACGAGAAGAGCAAAGAATGA
- a CDS encoding DOMON domain-containing protein, protein MKKGLSLAIVVLLVLSLTPAVSGLYGTKVLDGDLGDWGTLDYIATAKDNGLPGANLNNLYVAWDEEYLYIMITTRNTQSWDVAYGIGIDVDPGTGNGYTGDTDAWGRRIGFGNGYAIDYEIYFWWGWNTGMGSDNFITWTGSGWDYKGLADVGASFAYTGDTSTGLQTLEIKIPWTALGGKPEKLALIAWIAGGGDSSAVSSVPWDPAMESLDAPYASWFNGDSPAMVSMAGI, encoded by the coding sequence ATGAAAAAAGGCTTGAGTTTGGCTATTGTTGTATTGCTTGTGCTTAGTTTGACGCCAGCAGTAAGCGGACTTTATGGAACTAAAGTGCTCGATGGAGATTTAGGCGACTGGGGAACACTTGACTATATAGCAACTGCCAAAGACAATGGTCTTCCAGGAGCAAATCTAAATAATCTGTATGTTGCATGGGATGAAGAATACCTCTACATAATGATAACCACAAGGAATACTCAGAGTTGGGATGTTGCCTATGGTATTGGTATTGATGTTGATCCAGGAACTGGGAATGGATACACTGGAGATACGGATGCCTGGGGAAGACGTATTGGCTTTGGAAACGGATATGCCATTGACTACGAGATTTACTTCTGGTGGGGCTGGAATACCGGTATGGGGTCTGACAATTTCATCACCTGGACCGGAAGCGGATGGGATTATAAAGGGTTAGCAGACGTAGGAGCAAGCTTTGCTTATACTGGAGACACTTCAACCGGTCTTCAGACGTTGGAAATCAAGATACCTTGGACAGCACTTGGTGGGAAACCAGAAAAGCTCGCACTGATAGCTTGGATTGCAGGTGGAGGAGATTCCTCAGCAGTCAGCTCCGTGCCATGGGACCCAGCAATGGAGAGCCTAGATGCACCGTATGCCAGCTGGTTCAATGGAGATAGTCCGGCTATGGTGTCGATGGCGGGAATTTAA
- a CDS encoding HAD family hydrolase — translation MLVMVDLDDTLCNTWEAGKYTIIRLLPHLIRKRKFKAMFYILTARYRELEQSRELLVLDLDKMLQKIMERVYRKIKDKDLEEMVQLVDRTFFSNLKLFPDAKPFLEELKRMGAKIVLVTDSSTYWQRKKLEYLGIKDYFDGIIISGETGHSKLDPHNFLLARRMFPNETEVYMVGDRDDTDMKGGKAVGATTILVKRGYFKGRRAKYADYIVKNLTEALEVIKREHEKRA, via the coding sequence ATGCTGGTAATGGTAGACCTTGATGATACTCTCTGCAACACTTGGGAAGCTGGAAAATATACCATAATCAGGCTTCTTCCCCACCTTATTAGAAAACGAAAATTCAAGGCAATGTTTTACATCTTAACTGCCCGCTATAGAGAGCTGGAGCAGTCAAGAGAACTTTTAGTATTGGATTTGGACAAAATGCTTCAGAAGATTATGGAGAGAGTTTACCGGAAGATAAAAGATAAGGATTTGGAAGAAATGGTCCAGTTAGTTGATAGAACATTTTTTTCAAACCTCAAACTTTTTCCTGATGCTAAACCTTTCTTGGAAGAGCTGAAAAGAATGGGTGCAAAAATAGTTCTTGTAACTGATTCATCAACGTATTGGCAGAGAAAAAAGCTTGAATATCTTGGAATAAAAGACTATTTTGATGGAATAATAATCAGCGGAGAAACAGGACACAGCAAACTTGACCCCCACAACTTCTTACTTGCGAGAAGGATGTTTCCAAATGAGACTGAAGTTTACATGGTTGGAGATAGGGATGACACTGATATGAAAGGAGGTAAAGCTGTTGGAGCAACAACGATATTAGTGAAGAGAGGCTATTTTAAGGGCAGGAGAGCGAAGTATGCAGATTACATTGTCAAAAATTTAACTGAGGCACTAGAGGTGATTAAGCGTGAGCATGAAAAGCGAGCTTAA
- the jtg gene encoding 4-alpha-glucanotransferase, with the protein MINFIFGIHNHQPLGNFGWVFEDAYNKSYRPFMEILEEFPSMKVAVHFSGPLLEWIDENHPEYIGLLRKLVKRGQLEIVVAGFYEPVLAAIPKEDRIEQIKLLKEFAKKLGYDAKGVWLTERVWQPELVKTLRESGIEYVIVDDYHFMSAGLSKDELYWPYYTEDDGEVIAVFPIDEKLRYLIPFRPVEKTIKYLESLADSDPSKVAVFHDDGEKFGVWPGTYEWVYQKGWLRKFFDAITSNEKINLMLYSEYLSKFTPKGLVYLPIASYFEMSEWSLPAKQAKLFVEFVEKLKEREEFEKYRVFVRGGIWKNFFYKYPESNFMHKRMLYVSKLVRNIPEARKYILKAQCNDAYWHGVFGGVYLPHLRRTVWENIIRAQSFVSTGNRVFDVDFDGKSEVMLENESFIATIKPHYGGSIFELSSKRKAVNYNDVLARRWEHYHEVSEAATPEEKESEGVASIHEFGKKIPEEIKRELAYDWQLRAILQDHFIPTTETLDTYRLVKHRELGDFVNQPYEFELYDNGVKLWRNGGIYAEKKVPANVEKRIELTNDGFLAKYKVSLNEPYKALFGVEINLAVHSVMESSEEFEANRILVNDTYGIGKVEIGLDRKVKVWKFPIKTLSQSESGWDFIQQGVSYTLLFPIEKELEFEIKFREL; encoded by the coding sequence ATGATAAACTTCATTTTTGGCATTCACAATCATCAGCCCCTTGGAAACTTTGGATGGGTTTTTGAAGATGCCTATAATAAATCGTACAGGCCATTTATGGAGATTCTTGAGGAGTTTCCTTCGATGAAAGTTGCTGTTCATTTCAGCGGTCCTCTACTTGAATGGATAGATGAGAACCATCCCGAGTATATCGGCCTCTTAAGAAAGCTTGTAAAAAGAGGCCAGCTTGAAATAGTAGTTGCAGGATTTTACGAGCCAGTTTTAGCAGCGATACCAAAGGAGGACAGAATTGAGCAAATAAAGCTTCTCAAAGAATTCGCTAAAAAACTTGGCTATGATGCAAAGGGTGTATGGCTTACAGAAAGAGTCTGGCAGCCGGAATTGGTAAAAACTCTCAGGGAGAGCGGAATTGAGTATGTTATAGTGGATGATTATCATTTCATGAGCGCTGGACTAAGCAAGGATGAGCTTTACTGGCCATACTACACAGAAGATGACGGGGAAGTTATAGCTGTATTTCCGATTGATGAAAAGCTCCGATATTTAATTCCCTTCCGTCCCGTTGAGAAAACAATAAAGTATTTAGAAAGCTTAGCTGATAGCGATCCTTCAAAAGTTGCTGTTTTCCATGATGATGGTGAAAAATTTGGAGTCTGGCCTGGGACTTATGAGTGGGTTTATCAGAAAGGCTGGCTTAGGAAATTCTTTGATGCCATCACAAGCAACGAGAAAATAAATCTCATGCTCTATTCCGAATACTTATCAAAGTTCACTCCGAAAGGGCTGGTTTATCTGCCGATAGCCTCTTACTTCGAGATGAGCGAGTGGTCACTTCCAGCAAAGCAGGCAAAGCTCTTTGTTGAGTTTGTTGAAAAGCTAAAAGAAAGAGAGGAGTTTGAAAAGTACAGAGTGTTTGTTAGAGGTGGCATCTGGAAGAACTTCTTCTACAAGTATCCAGAGAGCAATTTCATGCACAAGAGAATGCTCTATGTGAGTAAACTTGTCAGAAATATCCCAGAGGCAAGAAAATACATACTCAAAGCTCAGTGCAACGATGCTTACTGGCATGGCGTCTTTGGTGGTGTTTACTTGCCTCATTTAAGAAGAACAGTTTGGGAGAACATAATAAGAGCGCAAAGTTTCGTTTCCACTGGAAATAGAGTTTTTGATGTGGATTTTGATGGAAAAAGTGAAGTGATGCTTGAAAATGAAAGCTTCATAGCTACTATTAAACCACACTATGGTGGATCGATTTTTGAGCTGAGTTCAAAGAGAAAAGCTGTTAACTACAATGATGTTTTAGCAAGAAGATGGGAGCACTACCATGAAGTTTCTGAAGCAGCAACCCCAGAAGAAAAGGAAAGCGAAGGGGTTGCGAGCATTCATGAGTTTGGCAAGAAAATTCCCGAGGAAATTAAGCGCGAACTAGCTTATGACTGGCAGCTTAGAGCTATTTTGCAAGACCACTTCATACCAACCACAGAGACGCTTGACACTTACCGCTTAGTAAAACATCGCGAACTTGGAGATTTCGTTAATCAGCCATATGAATTTGAGCTTTATGACAACGGTGTAAAGCTTTGGCGCAATGGTGGAATTTATGCTGAGAAAAAAGTCCCAGCAAATGTTGAGAAAAGGATAGAGCTTACAAACGATGGTTTTCTTGCAAAATACAAGGTTTCACTTAACGAACCTTACAAAGCTCTCTTCGGAGTTGAAATAAACTTGGCTGTTCACAGTGTCATGGAGAGTTCAGAAGAGTTCGAAGCCAATAGAATACTTGTGAACGACACTTATGGTATTGGAAAAGTTGAGATAGGCCTAGACAGAAAAGTTAAGGTCTGGAAATTCCCAATTAAAACCCTCTCACAGTCAGAGAGCGGCTGGGACTTCATTCAGCAAGGAGTAAGCTATACTCTGTTGTTCCCAATAGAGAAGGAGCTTGAGTTTGAAATTAAGTTTAGGGAGCTCTGA
- a CDS encoding RNA-guided endonuclease InsQ/TnpB family protein gives MRKSSGDSSSTTRRAKNETVVRAYSIPIRVDEVILEFIEEYHKLARSALQEILGARKFTRVERKQLRDKLLKDWNYASHYVDSAINQMLSLVKSYRRKLKKGKKARRPRLRKKFVYVKSTLFSLKGSTLRITIIPRKHYLEVNLANCPHILPFLKEVWAGRLKLGGLFLFPDRLILNFVKSVEFIDVKDWMSIDINLTNVTVLAGLTVYRFDTCELYHIHRVYELKRQKIQKISAWNKKLSEELLKKYSERERNRVKDFLHKLANKIVEIAKERRMGIILEDLNRIKERVVNSSKELNRKLSKWNARELQRIIEYKAKWFDIPVIYVNPKNSSRVCPACGGQLIPQEGRLMKCSCGLVEDRDFIAVLNLRMWGVRGSPEGVGGFEAFANDGPMKTNPYGVMAIEKQRIGIKFHEITLTPP, from the coding sequence ATGAGGAAATCATCTGGAGACTCGTCGAGCACTACGAGAAGAGCAAAGAATGAAACCGTCGTTAGAGCATATTCAATCCCAATCCGAGTTGACGAGGTTATTCTAGAGTTTATTGAAGAATACCACAAACTAGCAAGGTCTGCATTACAGGAAATCCTCGGTGCTAGAAAGTTCACGAGGGTTGAGAGGAAACAATTGCGTGATAAACTCCTCAAAGACTGGAATTATGCAAGCCATTATGTTGATTCGGCAATAAACCAAATGCTCAGTCTAGTAAAATCCTACAGGCGGAAACTCAAGAAGGGCAAGAAGGCTCGAAGGCCGAGGTTGAGGAAAAAGTTTGTCTACGTGAAATCAACACTCTTCAGCCTCAAGGGCTCCACGCTGAGGATAACAATAATTCCAAGAAAACATTACTTGGAGGTTAATCTGGCAAATTGTCCACATATTCTACCATTCTTAAAAGAAGTTTGGGCTGGAAGACTCAAACTTGGCGGATTATTCTTGTTCCCCGATAGGTTAATCCTGAATTTCGTAAAAAGCGTGGAATTCATTGACGTGAAAGACTGGATGAGTATTGACATAAACCTGACGAACGTTACTGTCCTCGCTGGACTGACAGTTTACAGGTTTGACACTTGTGAATTGTACCATATCCACCGTGTTTATGAGTTGAAGAGGCAGAAAATCCAAAAGATTTCAGCGTGGAACAAAAAGTTGAGCGAAGAACTGCTGAAAAAGTATTCAGAGAGGGAGAGGAATAGGGTGAAAGACTTCCTGCACAAGCTTGCAAACAAAATCGTTGAAATTGCAAAAGAAAGGCGAATGGGCATAATTTTGGAGGATTTGAATAGAATAAAAGAGAGGGTCGTGAATAGTTCGAAAGAATTGAATAGAAAACTGTCAAAGTGGAATGCTCGCGAACTGCAGAGGATAATTGAATACAAGGCAAAGTGGTTTGATATTCCAGTCATTTACGTTAATCCGAAGAATTCTTCTCGAGTTTGCCCGGCATGCGGGGGTCAGTTAATACCCCAAGAGGGACGGTTAATGAAATGCTCTTGTGGTCTTGTTGAGGATAGGGATTTTATTGCTGTTTTGAACCTTCGGATGTGGGGCGTTAGGGGTTCCCCCGAAGGGGTTGGAGGCTTCGAGGCTTTCGCCAATGACGGGCCAATGAAGACCAATCCCTACGGGGTCATGGCAATAGAAAAACAAAGAATTGGGATAAAATTCCATGAAATTACACTAACACCCCCGTAG
- a CDS encoding cation:proton antiporter translates to MEYILDLSILLVTAKTLEWLFEKREIHPIIAHILTGIILGPFVLNIISPSEPLKVLSEFGLLMMMLYMGLTSSFSAIATNKLKATVVAILGVAFSFILGFLTVIAFGKGLAAAIFVGVTLGNTAIEVTSGVIVRERVKREISSILMGAAFADDIIAVYLIGIITALARGEFSFVPLAILTAKIAAFIVAVLLISEFVFKRSKRFYGILRNLNVFFTFTLVLTFLLAIIAEEVGLHQIIGAYLAGLTISRLRERKDPLVISRIKLNELIEDLQVVLTEFFIPLFFIYVGLMFNPAMSEISVLMIALLYLAAVFGKLIGCSLGMKIFGFDWKKAFLVGIGMGGRGSLEFAILKFGLEKGLIDQSLFASIVIVSMLTAITTPQLFKLYLGKIRKDKA, encoded by the coding sequence TTGGAATATATTCTGGATCTATCCATTCTTTTAGTAACAGCAAAAACCTTAGAGTGGCTCTTTGAAAAGAGGGAAATCCATCCAATAATAGCACACATCTTAACAGGAATAATTCTAGGTCCATTTGTTCTCAACATAATTTCTCCGTCTGAGCCTCTCAAGGTTCTTTCAGAGTTTGGACTTTTGATGATGATGTTATACATGGGTTTGACAAGCAGCTTTTCTGCTATAGCTACAAATAAATTAAAAGCCACGGTCGTCGCAATTTTAGGTGTGGCTTTCTCGTTTATCCTGGGCTTTCTAACAGTGATAGCTTTTGGAAAAGGACTAGCAGCTGCTATATTTGTAGGCGTAACCTTGGGAAACACTGCAATTGAAGTTACAAGCGGTGTAATTGTTAGAGAAAGAGTCAAGAGGGAAATATCCTCAATTCTCATGGGAGCCGCTTTTGCCGATGATATCATAGCTGTTTATTTAATTGGTATCATTACAGCACTTGCAAGAGGAGAGTTCAGCTTTGTTCCACTTGCAATTTTGACAGCCAAGATAGCTGCGTTTATAGTTGCTGTATTGTTAATTTCCGAGTTTGTATTCAAGCGCTCCAAGAGATTTTACGGAATACTGCGTAACTTAAATGTTTTCTTCACATTCACACTTGTCTTAACTTTCCTTCTCGCAATCATAGCTGAGGAAGTAGGTCTTCATCAGATAATCGGGGCGTATTTAGCTGGATTAACAATAAGCCGCCTGAGAGAAAGAAAAGATCCACTCGTTATAAGCAGAATAAAGCTCAATGAGCTGATTGAAGACCTACAAGTTGTACTGACAGAATTCTTTATCCCCTTATTTTTCATCTATGTGGGATTGATGTTCAATCCAGCAATGAGCGAAATAAGCGTACTCATGATTGCACTTCTCTACTTGGCAGCAGTTTTTGGAAAGCTTATAGGTTGTTCTTTAGGTATGAAAATCTTTGGATTTGATTGGAAAAAAGCGTTCCTAGTTGGAATCGGTATGGGAGGGAGAGGCAGTTTAGAGTTTGCAATTTTAAAATTCGGACTGGAAAAAGGACTAATTGATCAAAGCCTGTTTGCAAGCATAGTCATTGTTTCAATGCTCACAGCGATAACCACACCCCAGCTCTTCAAACTATATTTAGGAAAAATTAGGAAGGATAAAGCTTAA
- the ttuA gene encoding tRNA-5-methyluridine(54) 2-sulfurtransferase, with protein sequence MRCKFCEKRAYIKLHYPKMYLCRDHFIEYFEKKVKRTIEKYKLLRKDERILVVVSGGKDSAVVSYVLKKLGYDIECLYINLGIGEYSAKSEEYAKKQCEMINAPLHIVRVKELLGAGIGELKTARPTCSYCGITKRYIFNKFAYDSGFDVIVTGHNLDDEASFIFGNMMNWNTQYLAKQGPILPGEGKFVKKVKPLYEVTEREVVAYALAVGIDYMIEECPHARGATTLSYKEVLNQMEEKRPGTKINFVKGYLRKRYLFEQEIEEVELKECKVCGMPALGEKCSFCKVWRLEKPIDFKINLF encoded by the coding sequence ATGAGATGCAAATTCTGTGAGAAAAGAGCCTATATTAAGCTCCACTACCCAAAAATGTATCTATGCAGGGATCATTTCATAGAGTATTTTGAGAAAAAGGTTAAGAGAACCATCGAGAAGTACAAGCTTTTGAGAAAGGATGAGAGGATTTTGGTAGTTGTGAGCGGAGGCAAAGACTCAGCTGTTGTTTCTTACGTGCTCAAAAAACTCGGCTATGATATCGAGTGCCTTTATATTAACCTCGGAATTGGAGAGTATTCAGCTAAAAGTGAAGAATATGCTAAAAAGCAGTGCGAGATGATAAACGCTCCTCTCCACATAGTTAGGGTTAAAGAGCTCTTAGGAGCTGGAATTGGTGAGCTTAAAACCGCTCGTCCCACATGTTCTTACTGTGGAATAACCAAAAGATACATCTTCAACAAATTTGCTTATGATAGCGGCTTTGATGTTATCGTTACAGGGCACAACTTAGATGACGAGGCCTCATTTATCTTTGGCAACATGATGAACTGGAACACTCAATATTTAGCCAAGCAAGGACCTATTTTGCCAGGAGAAGGTAAATTCGTAAAGAAGGTCAAGCCACTTTATGAAGTTACAGAAAGAGAGGTTGTTGCATATGCTTTAGCGGTTGGCATAGATTACATGATTGAAGAATGTCCACATGCAAGAGGAGCGACCACTTTGAGCTATAAAGAAGTTCTAAACCAAATGGAAGAAAAAAGGCCAGGAACAAAGATAAATTTCGTGAAAGGCTACTTAAGAAAGAGATACCTCTTTGAGCAGGAAATTGAAGAAGTAGAACTCAAAGAGTGCAAAGTATGCGGAATGCCAGCTTTAGGTGAGAAGTGCTCCTTCTGTAAGGTTTGGAGGCTGGAGAAACCAATAGACTTTAAAATAAATCTGTTTTGA
- a CDS encoding CARDB domain-containing protein produces the protein MAYGIGIDIDPGTGNGYTGDTDAWGRSISFKNGYAIDYELYGWWNDANGRLEFNFGASEGMQLIKYNNGWIYDWQNNFPGYLVKYTGNTSVGLQTIEIRIPWEALGGRTNKLAIIAWVTGGSGSAVDVLPESTVVADSENEWGDSDTFSELAVIEIPIPKPELTVKLSSNVLDIEPWQPANITVEVKNLGKVDAKNVKVVLYDNDELLSSWIVNVSAEASVSLVYTYEYPGSWGIHVFKAVVDPDNTIEEVNEENNVASLELEVGKTVKAQSDMVNLGKYVWPRLYEKKYPIVEELLQNLTKAKVPLKYQENITKFQMKLNESIKLFNEGKDMIEIQNLELRGSLKIFGAYSRLLRIQREIEKFLEAVQDELLSAKLTKNIDGNLDDWSPETLVYEDTTGFGQQGANLKALYVDYDDNFLYIALTTENKASWRIAYGFALDYKDGGYTGDTDAWGRKISFTRGVDAELYFWWFGEFFGEKGTDKIETMQLILWNGTGWEYYDLQDVGFAAWTGSTNGLQTLEIAVPWDALGGKPEKIAIVTWITGANAGDSAVETLPDDPAVHDLDPGQEWTDADTISTFAEVKIS, from the coding sequence ATGGCCTATGGAATAGGAATTGACATTGATCCAGGAACTGGGAATGGATACACTGGAGATACTGATGCATGGGGAAGAAGTATAAGCTTCAAAAACGGGTATGCTATAGATTATGAACTCTATGGTTGGTGGAATGATGCAAATGGAAGGCTTGAGTTTAACTTCGGTGCCAGTGAAGGCATGCAATTAATAAAGTATAATAATGGTTGGATATATGACTGGCAAAACAATTTTCCCGGCTATCTCGTAAAATATACCGGAAATACCTCCGTAGGACTCCAAACAATTGAAATTCGCATACCATGGGAGGCATTAGGTGGGAGAACAAATAAATTAGCCATTATTGCCTGGGTAACAGGAGGAAGCGGTTCTGCAGTTGATGTACTTCCGGAAAGTACTGTTGTGGCAGATAGCGAAAATGAATGGGGAGATAGCGACACATTCTCAGAACTTGCAGTAATCGAAATTCCAATTCCAAAGCCTGAATTAACTGTAAAATTAAGCTCAAATGTCTTAGATATAGAGCCATGGCAACCAGCAAACATAACAGTTGAAGTAAAGAACTTGGGCAAAGTTGACGCAAAGAATGTTAAAGTAGTCCTTTATGACAACGACGAACTTCTCAGCTCATGGATTGTAAACGTTTCCGCAGAGGCCTCAGTTAGCCTGGTATATACCTATGAATATCCTGGTTCATGGGGCATCCATGTATTTAAGGCAGTTGTAGATCCGGATAATACTATCGAAGAAGTCAATGAAGAGAACAACGTTGCATCGTTGGAACTCGAAGTAGGAAAGACAGTAAAAGCTCAAAGCGATATGGTAAACCTTGGTAAATATGTGTGGCCAAGACTCTATGAAAAGAAGTACCCGATAGTTGAAGAGCTCCTCCAGAATCTAACAAAGGCAAAAGTTCCGCTTAAGTACCAAGAAAACATTACCAAATTCCAAATGAAGCTAAATGAAAGCATTAAATTGTTCAATGAAGGAAAAGACATGATAGAAATACAGAACCTAGAACTCAGAGGAAGTCTAAAGATATTCGGAGCATATTCAAGACTATTAAGGATTCAGAGAGAGATTGAGAAATTCCTTGAAGCAGTACAAGATGAACTCCTATCTGCTAAACTTACGAAAAATATTGATGGCAACTTGGATGACTGGAGTCCAGAAACTTTAGTTTACGAGGACACAACAGGCTTTGGACAGCAGGGAGCAAATCTCAAAGCACTATACGTTGATTATGATGACAACTTCCTCTACATCGCATTGACAACTGAAAACAAAGCCTCATGGAGAATTGCATATGGATTTGCCTTGGATTATAAAGATGGAGGATACACTGGAGATACTGATGCATGGGGAAGAAAAATCAGCTTCACAAGAGGCGTTGACGCAGAGTTGTACTTCTGGTGGTTCGGCGAGTTCTTCGGCGAGAAGGGAACTGACAAGATTGAAACAATGCAGTTAATACTCTGGAATGGCACTGGATGGGAATACTATGATCTCCAAGATGTCGGATTTGCAGCATGGACCGGAAGTACAAACGGTCTGCAGACACTTGAAATTGCAGTGCCGTGGGATGCACTTGGAGGAAAACCAGAGAAGATAGCAATCGTTACATGGATAACCGGTGCAAATGCCGGTGACTCCGCTGTAGAGACACTACCAGATGATCCGGCAGTTCACGATCTTGACCCAGGACAAGAATGGACAGATGCAGATACAATCAGCACATTTGCTGAAGTAAAAATTAGCTGA